The uncultured Carboxylicivirga sp. genomic interval TGTGCTGATGCTATGCTATGGTCAATAGCTAAAGAAAACGGAGGTGCATAGGGAAGGTCGGCATTTACCATGTCATCAACCGTTAAACCACCTTTTATGGCAGTAGCCCAAATAGCCAGTTGTTTGCTTACATCGCCTGGACCAAGGCATTGCGCTCCCAGAATTTTGCCAGTAGTTTTTTCTGCAAGCAATTTAGTTATTAGCAATTTACCATCCATAAAGCCAGGTTTATCAGGACTAGCATTTACAACTTTCTCAAAATCCATTCCTGCTTCCTTTGCTTTGGATTCTGATAATCCGGTTATCCCAATGCCATAATCAAACAATTTACAAATACCTGTTTGTTGTGTTCCGGGAAAAGTAGCAACATTTCCTTTAATAACATTTTCGCCAGCCACACGTCCCTCAAGGTTTGCAAGGTCGCCATAGGGAGCAAGTACGCTATTTCTTGTAATGATATTTTTAATTTCGCAACAATCGCCTGCTGCATAAACGTCAGAGGTAGACGTTTGCATGTGTTCATCGACAAGAATACCACCTAATGCTCCAATTTTTAGCCCTGCCTCTTTTGCTAGTTTAACATTGGGTTTTACACCTATGGCTACCACAGCTAATTCGCACGGGATTTCAGTTCCGTTTTGAAGTTTTACACCTGTAAGTTTACCGTTTTCTCCAAGAAATTCAGCAACCCCATTTTGGGTAATAACATTAGCCTTAGTCTTGAGGTAGTTCTCAACCAACTTAGCCATCTTCCAATCGAGAAATGTAAGAAGCTGAGGAAGCAATTCAATCATGGTAAGTTCGATGCCTGCTAAGTGTAAAGCTTCAAGTGTTTCAATACCTATTAATCCTCCACCAATAACAACGGCTTTTTTAATCTTACCTTCATCTCGGATTTTGCGCAAGTAATCAGCATCTTGCATCGACTGTAAAGTTGTTATCCCATTAAGGTTTGTTCCGGGTATTGGAGGCATATTTGCTGTCGCTCCTGTAGTAATGATTAACTTATCATATTCCTGAGAGCCTTGTTCTCCACTTGTTAAATCCTTAAATTCAATCTTCTTGTTTTTGATATCTATTTTTGTAACCTCGGTATTTACTTTAGCTAAAATACCTTTGGCGTTCCAATAAAACTTAGGGTCGCGAACCGCACCTGTGGGAGTGCAAAGTAATTTGTTGCGGTCATCGAAAAAACCACCAACAAAATATGGGTATCCACAGGATGCCATTGATAAATCGGGACTTTTCTGAAATATTGTTATTTCTGCATTTTCGTCCATTCTTCTTGCCCTTGCAGCTGCTTTGGGGCCGGCAGCTGACCCACCAAT includes:
- a CDS encoding FAD-dependent oxidoreductase: MMAKKIIVIGGSAAGPKAAARARRMDENAEITIFQKSPDLSMASCGYPYFVGGFFDDRNKLLCTPTGAVRDPKFYWNAKGILAKVNTEVTKIDIKNKKIEFKDLTSGEQGSQEYDKLIITTGATANMPPIPGTNLNGITTLQSMQDADYLRKIRDEGKIKKAVVIGGGLIGIETLEALHLAGIELTMIELLPQLLTFLDWKMAKLVENYLKTKANVITQNGVAEFLGENGKLTGVKLQNGTEIPCELAVVAIGVKPNVKLAKEAGLKIGALGGILVDEHMQTSTSDVYAAGDCCEIKNIITRNSVLAPYGDLANLEGRVAGENVIKGNVATFPGTQQTGICKLFDYGIGITGLSESKAKEAGMDFEKVVNASPDKPGFMDGKLLITKLLAEKTTGKILGAQCLGPGDVSKQLAIWATAIKGGLTVDDMVNADLPYAPPFSLAIDHSIASAHILQNKMHGIFNGISSLELKEKLDNKEDLFILDVRGADEYEQTRLGIGETLIPIGMLRIRLNELPEDKNKEIITYCKISLRGYEAAVLLQAHGYTNVKVLEGGVAAWPFEKEK